The Rhinoderma darwinii isolate aRhiDar2 chromosome 8, aRhiDar2.hap1, whole genome shotgun sequence genome has a window encoding:
- the LOC142658686 gene encoding serine protease 23-like, which produces MMTGGYLFHLLYLTYFSLTASELPVLEFVTQRTLTLTPSQFTANGTPELTTVCTEKCVLHESQPEEFSVNRQVDYETAYLNGSRTLTTVTARIPQRNIRRTKERNIKFMRGRRQIYGPDIRFSIRSQRFLRDFPFAAAVQVSTGCTGVLVTERHVLTAAHCIHDGHDYVQGARRLRVGFLKPGPSLRWVRVKSTRIPRGWIGAPAEFSMDYDYALLELQWAQSQPYMHLAASPPLENLAGRRVHFSGFDSDRPGELVYRSCRVQQQTVHLLYQHCDARPGASGSGVYGRLQHGGRWERKVIAVFSGHQWVEVSGEPREYNVAVRLTPPKYAQICYWIRGTNTSCHYK; this is translated from the coding sequence ATGATGACTGGTGGATACTTGTTCCATTTACTGTACCTGACTTATTTCTCACTCACTGCTTCTGAACTCCCAGTCCTGGAGTTTGTGACCCAACGAACATTGACTTTAACTCCATCTCAATTTACTGCCAATGGAACTCCAGAGCTTACTACAGTCTGCACAGAGAAGTGCGTCCTGCATGAGTCTCAGCCAGAAGAATTTTCTGTTAATCGTCAAGTTGACTATGAGACGGCATATTTAAATGGCAGCCGTACGCTGACAACAGTAACAGCAAGAATACCTCAAAGAAATATAAGGAGGACAAAGGAAAGGAATATTAAATTTATGCGGGGTCGGAGGCAAATCTATGGGCCAGATATCCGCTTTTCCATCAGGAGTCAGCGCTTTCTTAGAGATTTCCCTTTTGCAGCGGCTGTTCAAGTGTCCACAGGTTGCACAGGTGTGTTAGTTACTGAACGACATGTTTTAACAGCTGCACACTGTATCCATGATGGTCATGACTATGTTCAAGGAGCACGTAGGCTGCGAGTTGGTTTCCTAAAGCCAGGGCCCTCTCTGCGCTGGGTACGTGTTAAAAGCACAAGGATACCGCGAGGGTGGATTGGAGCCCCAGCAGAATTTAGTATGGATTATGATTATGCATTGCTGGAGCTACAATGGGCACAATCCCAACCTTACATGCACCTTGCTGCCTCTCCACCTTTGGAGAACTTGGCAGGAAGAAGAGTGCACTTCTCAGGCTTTGACAGTGACCGACCTGGAGAGCTAGTTTACAGATCATGCAGAGTGCAGCAGCAGACTGTACATTTGCTCTATCAACACTGTGATGCACGCCCAGGTGCCAGTGGTTCAGGCGTTTATGGTCGACTGCAGCATGGGGGCCGCTGGGAGAGGAAAGTTATTGCGGTGTTCTCAGGACACCAGTGGGTTGAAGTGTCTGGAGAGCCAAGAGAATATAATGTTGCCGTCAGGCTGACCCCTCCTAAATATGCACAGATTTGCTATTGGATACGTGGAACCAATACAAGTTGTCACTATAAATGA